The following DNA comes from Sinorhizobium mexicanum.
GTCCGATCATGGGTATCTTTGCTCCAACTGCATAGCAACTCGTTGATGGTCAGATATCGCAATGCAGCAATTTCGTCCACCTGTTGGGGCGGCCATCTTGGCAAGGAAAAGGGGAAGTGCAAGCCAAAAATGCCGAAAAAGCAGCCTTTGTGCCCTTGGATAAGGCTAAAGTGCTAAATTTTTGGGTAGCAACGCGTGCAGTGCATCGAAAGGGGAAACGGGGTTTTCAACGGGAACGCGCAGCAGCGGCAGACTTCGCCCAATTTCTAGCTGCAACCGTTCGTTCTCGGGCGGCAGACGCGCGTCGCGGGACGGCCGGACCGGCATGATCGCCCAGTCGAGAACGCAGGCCGAAACCGTTTCGACGGCCACGATGCCGCCGCCGCGGATCTCGATCAGGCCGCGAATGGATGGCGGGCACCGGGCGATGATCCGGTCGTTCTCAAGGCTGAGATCGACCCGGTCATCGGCGACGAGTGCCGCGAAACGTCCGCGGCGCCTCGCCTCGGAGATGCAGGAAAGCGCGAGCGCCGACTTGCCCGAGCCGGAAGCGCCGGTAATCAGAAATCCGGTCGTGCCGAGAACGATCGCCGTTGCATGGATATTGCAAACTGGCGCGGTCACTGGTGCGGCTCGGCGGGCAGCGAGAGGGTGAAGCGGGCACCGGTCACGTGCCCGCCCTGGCCGACGATGTTTTCCGCCTTCAGCGTGCCGCCGTGCGCTTCGGCGATCTGGCGGGAAATCGAAAGGCCGAGGCCGGAATTCTGGCCGAAGTCCTCGCCCTCGGGCCGGTCGGTGTAGAATCGCTCGAAAATCCGGTCGATGTCCTCGGCCTGGATGCCTGGTCCGTTGTCCTCGATGTAGACGAGGCAGCGGGACCGCGACCGGGTCAGGCGCACGACGATGCGGCCATTCTGCTCGGGAACGAAGGAGCGGGCGTTTTCGATGAGGTTCGTGACGATCTGGCCGATGCGCAACTCGTAGCCATTGACGACAAAGCTCGCCCGCGGATTGTCCTTGCGGTCGATGACGAAGTCGAGGAGGACTGGCTTCTTCTTGCTGCGGATCTGTCGGGAAATCTCGATGAGATCACCAAGCAGCTTCTCCAGATCGATTTTCTTGGCGTCGCTGCGCGCCAGTTCGGCATCGAGGCGCGAGGCGTCGGAAATATCGCTGATCAGCCGGTCGAGGCGGCGCACATCGTGCTGGATGACGTCGAGCAGCCGTTTTTTCGAGTCCTCGTTGCGCGCAAGCGGCAGGGTCTCGACGGCGCTGCGCAGCGACGTGAGCGGGTTCTTGAGCTCGTGGCTGACGTCGGCGGCAAAATTTTCGATCGCCGCGATGCGGTCATAGAGCGCCGTCGTCATTTCCCGGAGCGCCACGGAGAGGTTGCCGATTTCGTCCTGGCGCGAGGAAAAGTCCGGGATTTCCTCCCGTTCCTTCGCGCCGCCGCGGCGCACGCGAATGGCGGCGGCCGACAGCCTTCTCAGCGGATTGGCGATCGTCGACGACAGAAGCAGCGACAGGATGACGTTGACGAGGGCCGCAACGCCGAAGACGCGGATGATGGCGAGGCGCTCTGCGTGGACGATCTTGTCGATATCGCCCGCCTGCGTCGAAAGCAGGAGCACGCCAAGCACGGCGCGGAAACGCTGCACAGGCACCGCGACCGAAACGATGAGCTCGCCCTTCTCCGTTACCCGCACGACCGCTCCGCGCACACCGGTCAGTGCATTCATGACCTCCGGGTAGATCGAACCGTTGCCGCCCGGCGGCTCCTTGTAGAGCGGCAGGTCGCCCGGCTGCAGCAGCCGGTTGAGCCACACGCTGAGCTTGTCGGCGATGCCGGTCGTTTCCGGATCGACCGGCGGCAGATCGAAGCGCAGCACCTGGCCGCCGCTATAGAGGTGGCGGGAGTCGAGCAGGAGATCGGCATCGGCGTCGAAGAGGCGGGCGCGCGTCCGCGTCGGCGAAATCAGGCGTCTCAGGACTGGCGCTACACGCTCCTGGATGATCGGAAACTCGAGGTCCTCGTCGCTCGGCAGCGGAGTGATGCTTTCGCCGGCCTGGAGTTCGAGCAGCTTTTCCGGATCGATGGTGATCGAGTTGGTATCGACCGAGGCGGAGGCGGAAATTGCCCCGGCGATGATCTCGCCCTGTGTGAGGAGGCTTTCCACCCTGGCGTCGATCAGACCCTCGCGGAACTGGTTGAGATACATGATGCCGCCGACGAGCACCACGAGCGCGACGAGGTTGAAGAAGACGATGCGGCGGGTGAGGCTCGAAAAGACGGCATTGCCGAACAGGCGTCGGATCAGGGTGAAGGGATGCGCCCACCGGCGCTGGCTGCGCGCCGATGCCCGCCCTTCGATATCCTCGAGATCGCCCTGCAAGACTTCTACCAAGTCTCCTGCTCCCACGACGAAATTTCGTCGCCTTCCTTTCCTTGCAGCGCCGCGCGTCTTATCCGGCGCGCAAAGGACGCTGCAGCATTTTGAATTGCTGCATGTTTTATCCTTAAATCGGCTAGGATCTAAGGATACATGCAGTAGCGCCGGCACATCGCATCGATCTATCTGATCCCGGCTCGTGCGCGCCGGCCCGGCTCTTGTCCCATGGATGCGACATGCCCGACGCGGGCTGCCGCTCCCGCATCGCCGTTACGCCATTTCTGCATGATCCACAATCGCCGCCGTGGCAAGCGTGGAGCGCCGGTCGTCAGGCCGTCTCGCGAAAACGATAGCCGACGCCGTAGAGCGTTTCGATCATGTCGAAGTCGTTGTCGACCATCTTGAACTTCTTGCGAAGCCGCTTGATGTGGCTGTCGATCGTGCGGTCATCCACATAGACCTGCTCATCATAGGCGGCATCCATCAATGCGTCACGACTCTTCACCACGCCCGGACGCTGCGCCAGCGAGTGCAGGATGAGAAATTCGGTGACCGTCAGCGTGACCGACTCGTTCTTCCAGGTGCAGGTGTGGCGCTCCTGATCCATCACGAGCTGGCCACGTTCCAGCGAACGGGACGGCGCGTCGGAAGGCTTTGCCGTGCCGATGGCGCCGACCGCGGCAAGGTCTCGGTTCGGGGCGCGACGCAGGATCGCCTTGACGCGCTCGACCAGCAGGCGCTGGGAGAAAGGCTTGGTGATGAAGTCGTCGGCACCCATCTTGAGGCCGAAGAGCTCATCGATCTCCTCGTCCTTGGAGGTCAGAAAAATCACCGGCAGATCGGACTTCTGCCTGAGCCGGCGCAACAGTTCCATGCCGTCCATACGCGGCATCTTGATGTCGAAGATCGCGAGCTGTGGCGGACGCGCGAGCAGGCCTTCGAGTGCCGATGCACCGTCGGTGTAGGTTTCGACCTTGTAGCCCTCGGCTTCCAGCGCGATGGACACGGACGTCAGGATATTGCGGTCGTCATCGACAAGCGCGATGGTCTGCATCGTATTCAACTCCGTCTCTTGAGGTCCGTTGGCCAGACCCGCTCCAAGAATCGCGGCAACCGCGAGTCACCGGCGTTACTTGAGTATAAAGGTGGAACAAATTGTGGCGAAGCGCAAAAGCGCCGCCTGCCAATCGTCTCGGGATTGGCCGACAAATGTGTCTCGCAGAAGCATAATTCAACCGATTAAAAAATACACATTTTTCTTTAAATCGATTAATATACTGATATCATTATTGTTTTAGGAGTCGATGTCTTGTCTTCGATCAACCTTGTCGGTATGTTCCGACGACATTCCCCACCAATGGCCAATGACAAAGGAAGCTTGACCATGGAGCAACTCGGCACCCGCAATCCCTCGAACGGACTGGAAACAATCGGTTTTTCGGACCTGGCTTTCGTCCGCTACAATCTCGAGGCAGCGGAGCTTTACGAGGACGCCATTCGCCGGGGCGAGGCTCAAGTGACGGCGCACGGCGCCCTTTGCGCCCGCACCGGGCAGCACACCGGCCGCTCCCCCAAGGACAAGTTCGTCGTCCGCGACGCGGCGACCGCTGACCAGATCTGGTGGGACAACAACAATGCGATCTCGCCCGAAAACTTCGAACGCCTGCGCCAGGACATGGTTGCTCACGCCAAGGGCAAGTCGCTTTACGTGCAGGATCTCATCGGTGGCGCCGATCCGGCCCATGCTTTGCCGACGCGCGTCGTCACGGAACTCGCATGGCATTCGCTGTTCATCCGCAATCTCTTGATTCGTCCGGCACGCGAGGCGCTTGCAGCCTTCGAGCCGAAGCTGACGATCATCGACTTGCCGAGCTTCAGGGCGGATCCGGAGCGTCATGGTTGCCGTAGCGAAGCGGTGATCGCTTGCGACCTGACGAACGGCCTCGTCCTGATCGGCGGCACCTCCTATGCCGGCGAAATGAAGAAGTCGGTCTTCACGGTGCTCAACTATCTCCTGCCGAAAAAGGCCGTCATGCCGATGCATTGCTCGGCCAATGTCGGCCCCGCTGGCGATACGGCGATCTTCTTCGGTCTGTCCGGTACCGGCAAGACGACGCTTTCGGCCGATTCCACCCGCACGCTCATCGGCGACGACGAGCACGGATGGGGCGAGGACGGCGTCTTCAATTTCGAGGGCGGCTGCTACGCCAAGGCGATCAAGCTTTCGGCCGCCGCCGAGCCGGAGATCTACGCCACCACCCGGCGCTTCGGCACCGTCATGGAGAACGTCGTGCTCGATCAGCGCCGCGTGCCTGACTTCGACGACGGTTCGCTGACGGAAAACACCCGTATCGCCTATCCGCTGGACTTCATTCCAAATGCCAGCGAAACGGGGACCGCGCCGCAGCCGCGCACCGTCATCATGCTGACGGCGGACGCCTTCGGCGTCATGCCGCCAATCGCCAGGCTGACACCGGAACAGGCGATGTATCACTTCCTGTCCGGCTACACGGCCAAGGTCGCCGGAACGGAAAAGGGCGTGACCGAACCCGAGGCGACCTTCTCGACCTGCTTCGGCGCTCCGTTCATGCCTCGCCATCCGTCGGAATACGGCAATCTGCTCAAGGACCTCATTGCCAAGAACGGCGTTACCTGCTGGCTGGTCAATACCGGCTGGACCAGCGGCGCTTACGGCACGGGGCACCGCATGCCGATCAAGGTGACGCGTGCGTTGCTTTCGGCGGCACTCGACGGCTCGCTCAACGATGCGACGTTCCGCACCGACGTGAACTTCGGCTTTGCCGTGCCGGTGTCGGTACCGGGCGTTAACGACGGCATTCTCGACCCGCGGTCGACGTGGGCGGACGGCGTTGCCTATGACGCGCAGGCGCGCCGCCTGATCGACATGTTCATCGCCAACTTTGCCAAGTTCGAAAGCCATGTCGACGGCAGCGTGCGCGACGCGGCTCCGGGAGCGAAGGTCGCTGCCGAATAAAGATCGCTGGCTATGATTCACGTGAAACCCGGTCCGTTTGGGCCGGGTTTTCGCGTTTTAACCCTGATTGTTTTCAAATGCTTCGCGATAGCTGCTTTTCGGTACGCAATTCCCAGCGGAAAACCGCTGCACACTTTTCCTGGAACTGCTGACCACGGTGATTTCCGGATTGATTCGATCCAAAATCATGAACGTGATCGATTCTGATGAGTTAGACAGGGGAACGGGCAACCGCCTGCGCCGGCCCACGGCAGCAGGACGATCGAAACGGAGCAAACATGGCCAGCGATCCGCTTTACATCAACGACCGCATCGTCATTGCCGGCTGGGAATTGACGGAGCAGTTCGTGCTGGCCGGCGGACCGGGCGGACAAAACGTCAACAAGGTGTCGACGGCGGTCCAGCTCTTCTTCGACATCCAGACGTCGCCGTCGCTGCCGGACCGCGTCAAGGCGAATGCGTTGAGACTTGCCGGCCGCCGTGTTTCCAAGGACGGCGTGTTGATGATCGAGGCCAATCGGTTTCGCAGCCAGGAGCGCAATCGCGAGGATGCCCGCGAGCGGCTGAAGGAACTGATCCTGAAGGCGGCCGAGCCGCCGCCACCACCGCGCAAGAAAACGAAGCCGACCCGCGGTTCGATCGAGCGGCGACTGAAGGAGAAATCCGGCCGCGCCGAAATCAAGAAACTCCGCGGCCGGCCCGGTGGCGAGTGAGGGAATCCGGACTGCGTGCGTGCGCCGGAAACCGCGCCCGCGTCTCTCCGCACGGCCGAACGAATCTTTCGGCCGCTCCCTTGAACTTTCGCCGGTGCCGCCCTCTTTTATCCGGGGGCATCTGCGAAGAGGAGGCAACCATGGGTTTGTTCAGCTTTATCAAGAATGCCGGCAAGAAGCTCGGGATCGGTGGTGACGACACACCGCCGGATGCCGACAGTGTCCAGAAGGAGCTTGCCTCGCATGACCTCGGCACCAAGGACGTAGAGGTCGAAGTCGTGGACGACAAGGTTGTCCTCAAGGGCGTCGTGAAGGATCAGTCGACGTTCGAAAAGGCCGTCGTCGCCGTCGGCAACACGCTCGGCGTGTCGGCCGTCGAAGCGTCCGATCTCAAGGTCGCGGATGCAGGCGCTGCGCCCGCACCGGCCAAGGCGCCCGTCTTCTACACGGTGAAGAAGGGCGACAATCTCTGGAAAATCGCCGAGGCGCAGTACGGCAAGGGCAAAGGCGCCAAACACACACTGATCTTCGAAGCGAACAAGCCGATGCTGAAAGATCCCGACAAGATCTACCCGGGACAGGTGCTGCGCATTCCGGATCTTAATGCCGGCTGAACGACGGTATTTCGGGTGGCGACCGGGTCGCGCGAAGACTATACCGCCTGACTTCGGGTTTGATGACCTACGGCGCCACGCGTCTTGTCATACGTGCAAAGGACGCTGTAGCATTGTGAATGCAACAGGGCCCGTCGATCGTCGCAGCGGATGACGGGACACACGCGATGCAGGTGCTGCCAAAGGGAATAAGACACATTCCGGGATTCCTCGACCGCTCCCACCAGGAGGAACTGGTCGAGGCCATCCGTCTCGTCGTTGCGGAGGCGCCGCTCTTCGTGCCGGAAATGCCGAAGACCGGAAAGCCGATGTCGGTGCGCATGACCAATTGCGGTCCGCTCGGCTGGGTCACCGATCGCGAACGGGGCTATCGCTATCAGGCGGAGCATCCGCTGACGGGCAAGCCCTGGCCGGCAATGCCCGCGGCGCTCACCGATATCTGGCACGCGGTTTCGGCGAGCGACAAGGAGCCGGAGGCCTGCCTCGTCAACTTCTATTCCGCGGACGCGCGCATGGGTCTGCATCAGGACAGGGACGAACGGGACCTCGAGACGGCTGTCGTTTCGATCTCGCTCGGCGATACCTGCCTCTTCCGTGTCGGCGGCCGGGAGCGCAGCGGGCAGACGATCTCATTCAAGCTTGCGAGCGGCGATGTCGTCGTGCTCGGCGGCGAAGGCAGGCTCGCCTTCCACGGCGTCGATCGCATCTATCCGAACACCTCGACGCTGCTGAAGAACGGCGGCCGCGTCAATCTCACCTTGCGCCGGGTCAATCCTTAGCGCATCGGCCCGAAAATCGGAATCGATTTTCGGAAAACACGATGCGTAGATTCGAAGACTTACAGCGTCCTTTGAGCGTCCTGAAGGACGCACGGCGCTGTAGAAATGAGGGCAGGGGAGCGCGCGCGAGCGGTGCCCGCTTCAAAGCTTCCTGAGCGCGACCGTCTCCGTCAGGTGGTTCGGGCCCTTCTGCAGGATCAGGTCGGCGCGCGGCCGCGTCGGCAGGATGTTCTGGTGCAGGTTTTTCAGGTTGATATTGTGCCAGAGCCCCTCGGCGATGGCGCGCGCCGCGTCTTCGCTGATCGTCGCATAGCGATGGAAGAAGGACTGCGGGCTCTTGAAGGCCGTTTCGCGCAGCCGCATGAAGCGGCTCACGTACCAGCTGTGAATGAGACTTTCCTCGGCATCGATATAGATCGAGAAATCGAAGAAATCCGACACCATCGGCACGATCTTGCCGTCGGCCGGCAGGTTGCGCGATTGCAGCACATTGATTCCTTCGAAGATCAGGATGTCCGGCCGGTCGATGGTCTGGAACCGGTCCGGGACGACGTCATAGGTCAGGTGCGAATAGGTGGGCGCCTTGACGTTCGGCTGCCCCGCCTTGATCGCCGAGAGGAAGCGCAAGAGCGCGCCAATGTCGTAGCTCTCCGGAAAACCCTTGCGATCCATCATGTTTTCCCGCTGCAGGATCGCGTTCGGGTAGAGGAAGCCGTCGGTCGTGATCAGGTCGACCTTCGGGCTAGAGGGCCAGCGCGCCAGGAGCTCGGCGAGGATGCGCGCCGTCGTAGATTTGCCGACGGCGACCGAACCGGCGATGCCGATGACGAACGGCGTCTTCGTTTCATCGGACATGCTGAGGAAGCGCTTGCGCTGCTGGAACAGGATCTGTGAGGCCTCGACATGGGCGGAGAGCAGCCGCGACAGCGACAGGTAGATCCGGCGGACCTCGCCAAGGTCGACCGGGTCGTTGAGCGAGCGCAGGCGCTGCACCTCGTCGGCTGTCAGGGTCAACGGCGTGTCGGCGCGAAAGCGCGACCATTCCTCGGCCGAGAACACGTGGTAGGGCGAGTACTCTCCGCCCTGGAGGTTGCCCGGAATATCCCCGGCGTCGATGTCTTTCGCGGCGATAGTCATGGGTTTTGCCGGTTTGCCTTCTCCTGCAGGCCGGACTGGCTGGTCCGCCTGGCAAGCTCGTCCATCACATCCTGCAACGGGACGGCTGCAATGTTCAATACGACCATAAGATGATAGAGAAGGTCGGCACTCTCATCGACCAGATTCTTGCGGTCGTCGCTGATCGCCGCGATGACTGTTTCGACCGCCTCCTCGCCAAGCTTCTTGGCCGCCTTGCGCTGGCCGGCCGCGACGAGCTTGGCGGTCCAGGATTCCTCCGGCGCCGCCTTTGCCCGCACGGCCACGATGTTTTCGAGATCGGAAAGAGTGAAACCGGTCATGCTGAAATCCTTCTAGATCACGATGATTTAGGTCGGACCGATCCAAAATCATAAAACGTGATCGATCCTAGCTAGTTAGAGCGGGATGCGAGCGGAAAACTGCGTACACTTTTCGTCATCCCGCTCTAAGCGTCAGTCGAGGCGCATGGCGATGCCGTGCTCGACCATGTAGCGCTTCGCCTCGCCGATGCTGTAAGTTCCGAAATGGAAGATCGACGCTGCAAGGACCGCCGTTGCGTGGCCGTCGCGCACACCTTCGACCATGTGGTCAAGCGTCCCGACGCCGCCCGAGGCGATGACGGGCGCCCGCACCGCATCGGCAATCGCCCGCGTCAGGGCAATGTCGTAGCCGCCTTTCGTGCCGTCGCGATCCATGGAGGTGAGCAGGATTTCGCCGGCGCCGAGATCGACGACCTTCCGGGCGAACTCGACCGCGTCGATGCCTGTCCGCTCCCGTCCGCCATGAGTGAAGATTTCCCAGCGGTGCGCCTCGCCCTCGGCGGATACCTTCTTGGCATCGATCGCGACGACGATGCACTGGTTACCGAACTTGTCGGCGGCTTCCGCCACGAAATCCGGATTCTTCACCGCCGCCGTGTTGATCGACACCTTGTCGGCGCCGGCGAGCAGCAGCTTGCGGATATCGGACACCTGCCGCACGCCGCCGCCGACGGTGAGCGGCATGAAGCATTGTTCGGCGGTGCGGGCGACGACGTCGAAGATGGTTTCGCGGTTATCCGAGGACGCCGTGATGTCGAGGAAGCAGAGTTCGTCGGCGCCGGCCGCATCATAGGCGCGCGCCGCTTCCACCGGGTCACCCGCATCGATGAGGTCGACGAAATTGACGCCCTTGACGACGCGTCCGTCCTTGACGTCGAGGCAGGGGATTACGCGGGCTTTCAGGGTCATCGGATCATCCTTTTCTCGCGGCCCGGATCAATGACAGCGCTTCCTGCGGGTCGATGCGGCCATCGTAGAGCGCGCGACCGGAGATCGCGCCCTCGAGTTTTTGCGCATCCGGCTCAGTCATGCGGCGAATGTCGTCCATCGAGGCGAGGCCGCCCGAGGCGATTACCGGGATCGACACCGCGTCGGCAAGCTCCAGGGTCGAAGCCCAGTTGATGCCGGTCAGGATGCCGTCGCGGTCGATATCCGTATAGATGATCGCCGCAACGCCGGCGCCCTCGAATTTCTTCGCAAGCTCGATGACGCCGAGTTCGGAGGCCTCGGCCCAGCCCTCGACCGCCACCTTGCCGCCCTTGGCATCGATGCCGACGGCGACCCTGCCGGGGAATTTGCGGCAGGCTTCGATCACGAGCGCCGGATCGCGGACGGCCACGGTGCCGAGAATGACGCGCGCGAGCCCACGCGAAAGCCAGTTCTCGATATGCGCCAGCGTGCGGATCCCGCCACCAAGCTGCACCGGGTTCCGGGTTGCCTTGAGGATCGCGTCGACCGCCGCACCGTTCACGGTCTCGCCGGCAAACGCGCCGTTCAGATCGACGACGTGCAGCCACTCGAAACCCTGCTCCTCGAAGGCTCGCGCCTGGGCGGCCGGATCGGGATTATAGACGGTCGCCTGGTCCATGTCGCCGAGCTTCAGGCGCACGCATTGTCCGTCCTTGAGGTCGATCGCAGGGAAGAGAATCATGTGTGGATCCGATCAGGTAAGAACGCCGGCAGCCTCAAGGCTTCCAACGCAGGAAATTCGAAATGAGGGCGAGCCCGAGCGTCTGGCTCTTTTCCGGGTGGAACTGCGAGCCTGCCTTGTTGTCGCGTGCGACGAATGCGGTCACCGGCCCGCCATAGTCCGCTTCCGCAATGACGTCCTCGGGGTTCTCGGCAGCGAGGTGATAGGAGTGCACGAAATAGGCATGCAGCCCGCTCTCGCCGGTCGGGATACCCTCGAAAAGCGCGTGCGGCCGGTTGAGCCTCAGCGTGTTCCAGCCGATCTGGGGAATCTTCAGCGACGGATTGGCCGGCGTCATTTCCTTGACGTCGCCCGGGATCCAGCCGAAGCCCTTGGTGATGGTCTTTTCAAGCCCGCGCGACGACATGAGTTGCATGCCGACGCAGATCCCGAGGAAGGGACGCCCGTCCTTCTCGACGGCCTGCGTCAAGGCATCCTCCATGCCCGCGACGCTAGCCAAGCCGCGGCGGCAATCGGCATAGGCGCCGACGCCCGGCAGGACAATGCGGTCGGCGGACGCCACCCGTTCCGGCTTGTCGGTCAGGTCGATCTCGGCGGCGATGCCGGCTTCGCGTGCCGCCCGTTCGAAGGCTTTCGTCGCCGAGCGCAGATTGCCCGACCCGTAGTCAATGATGGCGACCCGCATCAGCGTTCTCCATAGGGTTGAAAGAGGCCAAGGCCGGCGGTGCTTTCGGCCTGTTTCGTGGCAGACCCATCGAGTGACGGCAACGGAGTTGCCGTCCTGCGATCCGCCGTGGCCGGTATGTTGGAAAAATAGATCTCTTCCGCCGTTTCCAGGTCGCGTGCCGGGACGATCGAGCGAAGCGTCCAGTCTCGTTTCCTGAGATTCCGCGCGACCAGAAGTGGGCCTTCCAGCGATACCAGCAGGCTGAGTGCCAGTTGCATGAAAAGCGAGGCGGCAAGGGCGCCGGGGACGGCGGACAAGAAGATCAACAGGATTTGCAGAACGGCAACCAGGATTCCAAGGAGCCAGGAACGCTTGCTCATCAACCACAGCGCGGGGAAGAAAAAGGCGGCCCAGGAAAAGCCGTCCGCGATGAATCGCGCCCTTTCGTCATCGGCCGGTGCGCCGGGCGGGGTCATGATCAGATAAGAAGCCATGGGTCTCAGCCGGTATTGGCCGGCTCAGGCGAGCGTTCCCTTGGTCGAGGGCACGCGTCCAGCCTGGCGCGGATCGATTTCGGTTGCGGTGCGGAGCACACGGGCGACGGACTTGAAACAGGTCTCGGCAATATGATGGTTGTTGGCGCCGTAGATGTTCTGGATATGCAACGTGATGCCGGCATGCTGGGCCAGCGCCTGGAAGAATTCACGCACCAGCTCCGTGTCGAAGCTGCCGATCTTCGGCGAGGTGAAAGTCACGTTCCAGACGAGGAAGGGCCGGCCGGAAACATCGACGGCGGCGCGCGTCATCGTTTCGTCCATGGCAAGGTCGATCGAGGCGTATCGGGTGATGCCGCGGCGATCGCCGAGCGCCTTGGCAAGCGCCTGGCCGAGCGCAATACCGGTGTCCTCGACCGTGTGGTGGTCGTCGATATGCAGGTCGCCGTCCGCCTTGATCTCCATGTCGATCAGCGAGTGGCGCGAAAGCTGGTCCAGCATATGGTCGAAGAAGCCGACTCCGGTCGCGATCTTCGACGTTCCCGTTCCATCGATGTTGACGGAGACCGATACGGCGGTTTCATTTGTCTTTCTGGAAACTTGGCCGCTGCGGCTGGGCATGCTTTCTGCCATCAGGCTCTCCTGTATGCGCTCGATCGGATGATTTCGCGCTGAAACGATGCAAAATCAGCGGGATCGACACTAAACCAGAGCTGGACGCGGGAGCAAAACCGCTTCACGCTTCTCGTAAGATCGCTCCAGAGCCGCTCCATATCAGGGGAGCCGCGAAATATCCAGAACTGTGACGGAAATTCGGCCGATCTGCAGACCTCAGGAAGGGAAGACCGCGAGGAAGGCGAAGGGCATTTGCAATCGCGCGGTGCGCACTTACATAGGCGTCAAGCAACCAGGCTCGCCTGCAGCGATGCGCGTCTAACTGGACGCGCCAAAGCCGCTGTAGCACTCTAGAGTCGCTGCATGGTCTTGCCCTTGAATCATTCCGATCCAGGGAATCATGCGGCGGAGCCGCAACACCCCGGGGCCGATAGGTATCTTCATGAGTGAACACAATCCCTACGGAACGATGCATGCGACCACCATCATCACGGTACGAAAAGGTGGCAAGGTGGTGATGGCGGGCGATGGTCAGGTCAGTCTCGGCCAGACCGTCATGAAGAGCAACGCCCGCAAGGTCCGGCGCCTGTCGAAGGGCGACGTGATCGCCGGCTTCGCCGGTGCGACGGCCGATGCCTTCACGCTGCTCGAACGGCTCGAGGCCAAGCTCGAGCAATATCCCGACCAGCTCATGCGTGCCGCCGTCGAACTCGCCAAGGATTGGCGAACCAACAAATACCTGCGCAACCTCGAGGCAATGATGCTC
Coding sequences within:
- a CDS encoding HPr kinase/phosphorylase, which gives rise to MTAPVCNIHATAIVLGTTGFLITGASGSGKSALALSCISEARRRGRFAALVADDRVDLSLENDRIIARCPPSIRGLIEIRGGGIVAVETVSACVLDWAIMPVRPSRDARLPPENERLQLEIGRSLPLLRVPVENPVSPFDALHALLPKNLAL
- the arfB gene encoding alternative ribosome rescue aminoacyl-tRNA hydrolase ArfB, coding for MASDPLYINDRIVIAGWELTEQFVLAGGPGGQNVNKVSTAVQLFFDIQTSPSLPDRVKANALRLAGRRVSKDGVLMIEANRFRSQERNREDARERLKELILKAAEPPPPPRKKTKPTRGSIERRLKEKSGRAEIKKLRGRPGGE
- a CDS encoding phosphoenolpyruvate carboxykinase; the protein is MEQLGTRNPSNGLETIGFSDLAFVRYNLEAAELYEDAIRRGEAQVTAHGALCARTGQHTGRSPKDKFVVRDAATADQIWWDNNNAISPENFERLRQDMVAHAKGKSLYVQDLIGGADPAHALPTRVVTELAWHSLFIRNLLIRPAREALAAFEPKLTIIDLPSFRADPERHGCRSEAVIACDLTNGLVLIGGTSYAGEMKKSVFTVLNYLLPKKAVMPMHCSANVGPAGDTAIFFGLSGTGKTTLSADSTRTLIGDDEHGWGEDGVFNFEGGCYAKAIKLSAAAEPEIYATTRRFGTVMENVVLDQRRVPDFDDGSLTENTRIAYPLDFIPNASETGTAPQPRTVIMLTADAFGVMPPIARLTPEQAMYHFLSGYTAKVAGTEKGVTEPEATFSTCFGAPFMPRHPSEYGNLLKDLIAKNGVTCWLVNTGWTSGAYGTGHRMPIKVTRALLSAALDGSLNDATFRTDVNFGFAVPVSVPGVNDGILDPRSTWADGVAYDAQARRLIDMFIANFAKFESHVDGSVRDAAPGAKVAAE
- the lysM gene encoding peptidoglycan-binding protein LysM yields the protein MGLFSFIKNAGKKLGIGGDDTPPDADSVQKELASHDLGTKDVEVEVVDDKVVLKGVVKDQSTFEKAVVAVGNTLGVSAVEASDLKVADAGAAPAPAKAPVFYTVKKGDNLWKIAEAQYGKGKGAKHTLIFEANKPMLKDPDKIYPGQVLRIPDLNAG
- the chvI gene encoding two-component system response regulator ChvI, producing the protein MQTIALVDDDRNILTSVSIALEAEGYKVETYTDGASALEGLLARPPQLAIFDIKMPRMDGMELLRRLRQKSDLPVIFLTSKDEEIDELFGLKMGADDFITKPFSQRLLVERVKAILRRAPNRDLAAVGAIGTAKPSDAPSRSLERGQLVMDQERHTCTWKNESVTLTVTEFLILHSLAQRPGVVKSRDALMDAAYDEQVYVDDRTIDSHIKRLRKKFKMVDNDFDMIETLYGVGYRFRETA
- the chvG gene encoding two-component system sensor histidine kinase ChvG: MVEVLQGDLEDIEGRASARSQRRWAHPFTLIRRLFGNAVFSSLTRRIVFFNLVALVVLVGGIMYLNQFREGLIDARVESLLTQGEIIAGAISASASVDTNSITIDPEKLLELQAGESITPLPSDEDLEFPIIQERVAPVLRRLISPTRTRARLFDADADLLLDSRHLYSGGQVLRFDLPPVDPETTGIADKLSVWLNRLLQPGDLPLYKEPPGGNGSIYPEVMNALTGVRGAVVRVTEKGELIVSVAVPVQRFRAVLGVLLLSTQAGDIDKIVHAERLAIIRVFGVAALVNVILSLLLSSTIANPLRRLSAAAIRVRRGGAKEREEIPDFSSRQDEIGNLSVALREMTTALYDRIAAIENFAADVSHELKNPLTSLRSAVETLPLARNEDSKKRLLDVIQHDVRRLDRLISDISDASRLDAELARSDAKKIDLEKLLGDLIEISRQIRSKKKPVLLDFVIDRKDNPRASFVVNGYELRIGQIVTNLIENARSFVPEQNGRIVVRLTRSRSRCLVYIEDNGPGIQAEDIDRIFERFYTDRPEGEDFGQNSGLGLSISRQIAEAHGGTLKAENIVGQGGHVTGARFTLSLPAEPHQ
- a CDS encoding alpha-ketoglutarate-dependent dioxygenase AlkB; protein product: MQVLPKGIRHIPGFLDRSHQEELVEAIRLVVAEAPLFVPEMPKTGKPMSVRMTNCGPLGWVTDRERGYRYQAEHPLTGKPWPAMPAALTDIWHAVSASDKEPEACLVNFYSADARMGLHQDRDERDLETAVVSISLGDTCLFRVGGRERSGQTISFKLASGDVVVLGGEGRLAFHGVDRIYPNTSTLLKNGGRVNLTLRRVNP
- the coaA gene encoding type I pantothenate kinase → MTIAAKDIDAGDIPGNLQGGEYSPYHVFSAEEWSRFRADTPLTLTADEVQRLRSLNDPVDLGEVRRIYLSLSRLLSAHVEASQILFQQRKRFLSMSDETKTPFVIGIAGSVAVGKSTTARILAELLARWPSSPKVDLITTDGFLYPNAILQRENMMDRKGFPESYDIGALLRFLSAIKAGQPNVKAPTYSHLTYDVVPDRFQTIDRPDILIFEGINVLQSRNLPADGKIVPMVSDFFDFSIYIDAEESLIHSWYVSRFMRLRETAFKSPQSFFHRYATISEDAARAIAEGLWHNINLKNLHQNILPTRPRADLILQKGPNHLTETVALRKL